TATGGGTTGTATCAACagctgctgggatcaggatgatctgaaaggAGTCTACAGCTGTCCCCAGTGCAGACATACCTTCACCCCAAGGCCTGTTCTGAACAGGAGCACTGTCTTGGTTGAAGTGGTGAAGAAACTGAAGAGGACAGGACCCCAAGCTTCTCCTGCTCACTGTTACGCTGGACCTGAAGATGTGGAgtgtgatgtctgcactgggaGAAAACTCAAAGCTGTCAAGTACTGTCTGGTGTGTCTTGTCTCATACTGTGCGACTCATCTCCAGCCTCACTATGACTCGCTTGCCTttaagaagcacaagctggtcgaAGCCTccacacaactacaggagaagatctgccctcaccatgacaaactgctggaggtttactgCTGTActgatcagcagtgtatctgtctgctgtgtgtgatggatgaacataaaggccatgaaacggtgtcagctgcagcagaaaGGACTGACAGACAGGTATGGAATGTTCTCTAGATACAAATCACTTTACAAATACTGTACTTTGAATATAACAGAGGGTGTAGATATCAAATTAAAATCACCTTAGAAATAGTCTCGCTTTTTGATAGATTTGAAGATTAACAGTTAAGTGCCATTTAAGACCTGAAAAAGTTATGATGTCTAAGGGAATATTGATACAGCAGAAATATATATTCAACCAATTCCTCCCAGTTAGGACTTCCATTTTACAGGGCGCTCCTACAAGCCGCTCCCACATGCTGAATTTAAACATTCTTTAATTTGCTTTTAAGTTGACAACATTAAACTTATTTTTCTGGCGACATGTCTTGACTgccttttgacaaatacaaatattatcgctcttatccataataatctcatcatgtagactagccttcTTCCAGGACTAGCACATGAACGCGGCATAATTATTTGAGGAAAGTCAGCCATTGGAGTCAGCTGGGAACGGTAGAGATGGTTGAGACGTAACGTGGGTTGATCGGAGCTCTGGTATCAATTGTTGATAAACAATTAAACTTTACTTGGTGTGGCAGCGGTTCGGCTGTGCTGTGACTGGGTCAGAGATGGGAGGAGATGGTGATGGAGAAGAAAGAGAAGCAAGTTTGGAGGTTTTTTGTTTGTTAATTATTTTATGATATTTATTATCgcaaggcagaacacttgataaacaagTCACATTACAtttgttgtgggttcgattcccacggggggccagtatgaaaaatgtatgcactcactaactgtaagtcgctctgagcgtctactaaaatgtaaatgtaaaatgtaaaataataaacagagtagtagcagcagcgtaaaatgtgggtgggtggggcaatgcaaatagtcaaggttgaataagactttaaatgtgataggaaagcatccaacaggaaagtgtgattattgccaggaaacagagaccgtggagcatgtattgctacagtgtgggcagtatcagaggaaaagagagaggctgagatctagtatgagggagaagggaatACAGGAAATTAATTATAAAagtatagtctcaaatattttgttatcttttttaagagcatTGGGCCTGGTAGgaaggatttagtttctccctgtctctggcccacactgaagtacagtaggtggtggtaatgcaccataTCGTTGGTTGCCAACCACCGATAAACCCCAtcgaagaaggagaagaagaagtagCCTACCTGcaggagctgttggctagagcgcatgtaCCAAGACCAGAGTACATGTGCCAAGACAAGAGTAGGCACGTTTGCTATTTAGCGCAACAGTTATTGTGACAAAaatatcggtagagttgaaaatgtgatggaaacacattaaacgttagatttttattcggtacacgAAAATGTAAGCGAAAAATTACATTTAgtgtgtactacgtcatcacgGTCTGATTTTTCtccgcaacaagtcagtttggtggaaaccaCTGGAGGGAAAATTTGCATTtttctttatgcggattttagaatattcgcattaaAATCTGTCTATAAACCAGGTTTTCATCCAACCTTAATATGCGAGTGAAGTAGGCCCACATGTCGGATAAAACAtgtaatgacaggcctgatggaaactaCTTTTtcaggtaaactttccaaatgtcgacaaaacaaaatacgctacaCAAGGTGGGATcgtttgtgtcggtaaaatgaattatgcgagaaatgtctGCGGAAACTCTTATGCGCAAATGTTGAtaaaataaccatcatatcaaagtaaacttggagtcacgcgatgacatgttgtgtggtcctcccactatgactaatTGGGAAAGCATgccgtttattaggctacagatgaaatcaattatgatgaacttcacagtcTGGTCAAAGTGGAAGGggatgagcttgatgctcttttccaataaatatcaagggtcttattctggtgacatgatcatcaatgcttggctgccgtttgacaaataaaaatgatcTCGCTCTTCTGGCCATAATAATCTCATGCaggttatgtggtcctctgtagctcagctggtagagcacggcgcttgtaacgccaaggtagtgggttcgatccccgggaccacccatacacaaaaatgtatgcacgcatgactgtaagtcgctttggataaaagcgtctgctaaatggcatattatttatattattatatataaactcagcaaaaaaagaaaagtctctttttcaggaccctgtctttcaaagataatttgtaaaacttAAAATAACTTCACGGATCTTCATTGGAaatggtttaaacactgtttcccaagcttgttcaatgaaccataaacaatgaatgaacatgcacctgtggaacggtcgttaagacaataacagcttacagacagtaggcaattaaggtcacagttatgaaaacttaggacactaaagaggcctttctaatgactctgaaaaacaccaaaagaaagatgcccagggtccctgctcatctgcgtgaacgtgccttaggcatgctgcaaggaggcatgaggactgcagatgtggccagggaaataaattgcaatgtccgtactgtgaggcgcctaagacagcgctacagggagacaggacggacagctgatcgtcctcacagtggcagaccatgtgtaacaacacctgcacaggatcggtacatccgaacatcacacctgcgggacaggtacaggatgctaacaacaactgcccgagttacaccaggaacgcacaatccctccatcagtgctcagactgtccgcaataggctgagagaggctggactgagggcttgaaggcctgttgtaaggcaggtcctcaccagacgtcaccggcaacaacgtcgcctatgggcacaaacccaccgtcgctggaccatacaagactggcaaaaagtgctcttcactgacgagtcgcggttttgtctcaccaggggtgatggtcggattcgcgtttatcgtcgaaagaatgagcgttacaccgaggcctgtactctggagcgggatcgatttggaggtggagggtctgtcatggtctggggcggtgtgtcacagcatcatcggactgagctttttgtcattgcaggcaatctcaacgctgtccgttacagggaagacatcctcctccctcatgtggtacccttccagcaggctcatcctgacatgaccctccagcatgacaatgccaccagccatactgctcgttctgtgctgCCATGgtcagcgaagagcccggatctcaatcccattgagcacgtctgggacctgttggatcggagggtgagggctagggccattcccccttggtggaagagtggggtaacatctcacagcaagaactggcaaatctggtgcagtccatgaggaggagatgcactgcagtacttaatgcagctggtggccacaccagatactgactgttacttttgaccccccctttgttcagggacacattattcaatttctgttagtcacatgtctgtggaacttgttcagtttatgtctcagttgttaaatcttgttatgttcatacaaatatttacacatgttaagtttgctgaaaataaacgcagttgagtTTATATGTGCTTTATATAACGCAACATGTTCTTGTGAGAAAACCAtaagtagagttgaaaatgcgatagaaacccatttcactttttattttttattcggtacatgggaatttaaccgcaaaggGTATTTTTATGGGCactgtcatcacgcacagccttttatctgcaacaaatcaatttgatggaaacatttCTGGTGGGAAAattagcatattgtttttatgcagatttttttttatattcacatgaaaatctgtcgccaattggatggaaacctagctacaatCACAAATTAAACTAGTGGAATATGATTTGTCATCTACACAGAAACAGTTGGGGAAAATACAGCAGCAGTACCAGCAGAGAATccaggagatggagaaggaggtACAGGAGCTTAGGCAGGCTATGAAAACACTCACGGTGAGTTTTGTCTATTTATTCTACTACTCTCTATATCTAACCAATTTGTATGGAGCATCTGCAAATCTTTTGGGGTCTAGTCTTTACCAGCCGAAGCTTGTTCCAGGGCACTTGGCCACTAACATGTCAGTCAGGGCTCTCCTGACCCTGCAGTCAATCAGTGAGGAGCCCAATAAGGAGCAGTGGGCCACATTCCAATCCCACTGAGACCCAGTTGGGAACAAGCTTTCTGGGGTCCTGGTGAGAGGTGAGTGGCTGGTTGAAATACACCCTATTTTCTCTACCTTAACAGCGCTCTGCACAGGTGACAGTGGATGAGAGTGACAGGATCTTTAttgagctgatccgctccattgagcGAAGGCgttctgaggtgaaggagctgatcagagctcAGGAGAAGATTGCAGTGAGTCGGGTTCAGGGACTCCTGGTGCGGCTAGATCGGGAAGTCGctgagatgaagaggagagatgCTGAGCTCGAGCAGCTATCaaacacagaggatcacatccatttccttcAGGTGACATCATTGCCTTCGTACCTACACTGTACACATAGTTCCTAAGTTGCCATCTAAGTGAAACTGTCTCTAGACTTCTTAGTTATTTTATTGTCTGTTTCCACTGTAGAGTTTCCAGTCACTCGCCGTCCCTCCTGGTTCTGAGGCCCTACCCAGCCCCTCTTTCAATCCACACATTTCTTTTGAACGTGTGAAGAAATTGGTTTCTGGACTGAAAGTGCAACTGGATGATATCTGCAAGGAGGAAATAGTCAAGATGTCTGAAAATGGTAAGGCAAAGAGTAGGCCTATGTTTTTATGAAGATCACACAAGAAATGACTGAGTAGTAGTTACATTTCGTACGTTTGTGTGTCCATAGTGATGAAAGTGCAAATTGTTCGACCTCtggagcccaagaccagagaggAGTTCTTAGAATGTGAGTCACAGTATGTTTCTCATACTGCCCACATCATGAGCACACGTGCACCTACGCatgcacctacacacacacacacgcacacacacacacacaca
The sequence above is a segment of the Coregonus clupeaformis isolate EN_2021a chromosome 19, ASM2061545v1, whole genome shotgun sequence genome. Coding sequences within it:
- the LOC121532217 gene encoding tripartite motif-containing protein 16 yields the protein MAEAILKDQDLLFCSICLELLKDPVTIHCGHSYCMGCINSCWDQDDLKGVYSCPQCRHTFTPRPVLNRSTVLVEVVKKLKRTGPQASPAHCYAGPEDVECDVCTGRKLKAVKYCLVCLVSYCATHLQPHYDSLAFKKHKLVEASTQLQEKICPHHDKLLEVYCCTDQQCICLLCVMDEHKGHETVSAAAERTDRQKQLGKIQQQYQQRIQEMEKEVQELRQAMKTLTRSAQVTVDESDRIFIELIRSIERRRSEVKELIRAQEKIAVSRVQGLLVRLDREVAEMKRRDAELEQLSNTEDHIHFLQSFQSLAVPPGSEALPSPSFNPHISFERVKKLVSGLKVQLDDICKEEIVKMSENVMKVQIVRPLEPKTREEFLEYPCQLTVDPNTACGTLHLSEKNSKVTWSEGETQAYPDHPDRFTHYDQVLCREGLSGNCYWEAELRGWIAVAVSYVALGRKGEGNECRFGGNDQSWSLECSPTSCSFLHDNVKTKIRSRCTSRVGVYLDYKAGTLSFYSVSKKVTLLHRVHKTFTEPLYPGFGVGLESSVRILRPMQST